From the Malus domestica chromosome 17, GDT2T_hap1 genome, one window contains:
- the LOC103405181 gene encoding brassinosteroid-regulated protein BRU1-like precursor, translated as MCSCKLPVNMVLFLFLFTTSLMLMAASAGNFYQDFDVTFGDGRAKILNGGQLLTLNLDQASGSGFKSKNEYLFGRIDMQIKLVAGNSAGTVTAYYLSSEGPTHDEIDFEFLGNVSGDPYTLHTNVFSQGKGNREQQFQLWFDPTNAFHTYSIVWNSQRIIFLVDNIPIRVFNNLESVGVPFPKNQPMRIYSSLWNADDWATRGGLVKTDWTKAPFTASYRNFKANACTADSSSSCASTASTNSVGDSAWQTQGLDAAGRNRLRWVQQKFMIYNYCNDLKRFPQGLPAECRRSRF; from the exons ATGTGTTCTTGCAAGCTCCCAGTGAATATggtgctttttctttttttgttcacAACTTCTCTGATGCTCATGGCTGCCTCAGCTGGTAATTTCTACCAAGACTTTGACGTTACATTTGGCGATGGACGTGCCAAGATACTCAATGGAGGACAGCTTCTCACGCTCAACCTTGACCAGGCTTCAGGGTCTGGTTTCAAGTCCAAAAATGAGTACTTATTTGGAAGGATTGATATGCAGATCAAGTTGGTCGCTGGGAATTCGGCTGGAACCGTCACTGCCTACTAT TTATCCTCTGAAGGTCCAACTCATGATGAAATCGACTTTGAGTTTTTGGGAAATGTATCTGGAGATCCCTACACTCTCCATACCAATGTGTTCAGCCAAGGAAAAGGGAACAGAGAACAGCAGTTTCAACTTTGGTTTGATCCCACAAATGCCTTCCACACTTACTCCATTGTATGGAACTCCCAACGCATTAT ATTCTTGGTGGACAACATTCCAATCAGAGTGTTCAACAACCTGGAATCAGTTGGAGTCCCATTCCCTAAAAACCAGCCCATGAGGATTTACTCAAGCTTGTGGAATGCAGATGACTGGGCAACAAGAGGTGGCCTTGTCAAGACAGACTGGACCAAAGCTCCTTTCACTGCCTCTTACAGAAACTTCAAGGCCAATGCTTGTACTGCTGATTCATCATCCTCATGTGCCTCCACTGCATCTACCAATTCAGTAGGAGACAGTGCATGGCAGACTCAAGGTCTTGATGCAGCAGGCCGAAACCGGCTTCGATGGGTGCAACAAAAGTTCATGATCTACAACTACTGCAATGACCTTAAACGTTTCCCACAAGGCCTCCCAGCTGAATGCAGAAGATCAAGGTTCTAA
- the LOC103417259 gene encoding xyloglucan endotransglucosylase protein 1-like isoform X1 has translation MVMAASADNFYQDFDVTFRNGRAKILNGGQLLTLNLDQASGSGFKSKNEYLFGRIDMQIKLVAGNSAGTVTAYYVSSTTTYPLSLSTHDEIDYEFLGNVSVDPYTLHTNVFSQGKGNREQQFHLWFDPTKAFHTYSIVWNTQRIIFLEDNMPIRVFNNLESVGVPFPKNQPMRIYSSLWNADDWATRGGLVKTDWTQAPFTASYRNFKANACTSGSSSSCASTASTNSVGDSAWQTQGLDAAGRNRL, from the exons ATGGTCATGGCTGCCTCGGCTGACAATTTCTATCAAGACTTTGACGTTACATTTCGCAATGGGCGTGCCAAGATACTCAACGGAGGACAGCTTCTCACACTTAACCTTGATCAGGCTTCCGGTTCCGGTTTCAAATCCAAGAACGAGTACTTATTTGGAAGAATTGATATGCAGATCAAGCTTGTTGCCGGTAACTCAGCGGGAACTGTTACTGCCTACTATGTAAGTAGTACTACTACATACCCTCTTAGTTT GTCCACTCATGATGAAATCGACTATGAGTTTTTGGGAAACGTATCCGTAGATCCCTACACACTACATACCAATGTGTTCAGCCAAGGAAAAGGGAACAGAGAACAGCAGTTCCACCTTTGGTTTGATCCCACAAAGGCCTTCCACACCTACTCCATTGTTTGGAACACGCAACGCATTAT ATTTTTGGAAGATAACATGCCAATCAGAGTGTTCAACAACTTGGAATCAGTTGGAGTCCCATTCCCCAAAAACCAGCCCATGCGGATTTACTCAAGCTTGTGGAATGCAGATGACTGGGCAACAAGAGGTGGCCTTGTCAAGACCGATTGGACTCAAGCTCCCTTCACTGCCTCTTACAGAAACTTCAAGGCCAATGCTTGTACTTCTGGCTCATCATCCTCCTGTGCCTCCACTGCATCTACCAATTCAGTGGGGGACAGTGCATGGCAGACTCAAGGGCTCGATGCAGCTGGCCGTAACCGGCTTTGA
- the LOC103417259 gene encoding xyloglucan endotransglucosylase protein 1-like isoform X2, translating to MVMAASADNFYQDFDVTFRNGRAKILNGGQLLTLNLDQASGSGFKSKNEYLFGRIDMQIKLVAGNSAGTVTAYYVSIILRRSTHDEIDYEFLGNVSVDPYTLHTNVFSQGKGNREQQFHLWFDPTKAFHTYSIVWNTQRIIFLEDNMPIRVFNNLESVGVPFPKNQPMRIYSSLWNADDWATRGGLVKTDWTQAPFTASYRNFKANACTSGSSSSCASTASTNSVGDSAWQTQGLDAAGRNRL from the exons ATGGTCATGGCTGCCTCGGCTGACAATTTCTATCAAGACTTTGACGTTACATTTCGCAATGGGCGTGCCAAGATACTCAACGGAGGACAGCTTCTCACACTTAACCTTGATCAGGCTTCCGGTTCCGGTTTCAAATCCAAGAACGAGTACTTATTTGGAAGAATTGATATGCAGATCAAGCTTGTTGCCGGTAACTCAGCGGGAACTGTTACTGCCTACTATGTAAGTA TTATCCTCCGAAGGTCCACTCATGATGAAATCGACTATGAGTTTTTGGGAAACGTATCCGTAGATCCCTACACACTACATACCAATGTGTTCAGCCAAGGAAAAGGGAACAGAGAACAGCAGTTCCACCTTTGGTTTGATCCCACAAAGGCCTTCCACACCTACTCCATTGTTTGGAACACGCAACGCATTAT ATTTTTGGAAGATAACATGCCAATCAGAGTGTTCAACAACTTGGAATCAGTTGGAGTCCCATTCCCCAAAAACCAGCCCATGCGGATTTACTCAAGCTTGTGGAATGCAGATGACTGGGCAACAAGAGGTGGCCTTGTCAAGACCGATTGGACTCAAGCTCCCTTCACTGCCTCTTACAGAAACTTCAAGGCCAATGCTTGTACTTCTGGCTCATCATCCTCCTGTGCCTCCACTGCATCTACCAATTCAGTGGGGGACAGTGCATGGCAGACTCAAGGGCTCGATGCAGCTGGCCGTAACCGGCTTTGA
- the LOC103417228 gene encoding phosphatidylglycerophosphate phosphatase 1, chloroplastic/mitochondrial-like codes for MQSTSSALLRKCSYPLPLNHFLFHFHHRHPRKTLNFLPLPPKPQTHSSNHCALSISHTNSCSREHQEQSQKHTNGDSDPYQNDLLFLQLKSSGDTEAASNQSPEAPNDERGRDQRESEADNSEGLLTNMWWADVKAALGQRFNFGAIVRSAMVLTKDKHLALPHVSVPDVRYIDWPELHRRGFKGVVFDKDNTITAPYSLTLWGPLGSSLEQCKSVFGPDIAVFSNSAGLYEYDHDGSKARELEGAIGIKVIRHRVKKPAGTSEEIEKHFGCKSSHLIMVGDRPFTDIVYGNQNGFLTILTEPLSLNEEPFIVRQVRKLETSLVNHWFKKGLKPTSHRLLPDGKQCVKHPPPL; via the exons ATGCAGTCGACCTCATCAGCTCTACTGCGCAAATGCTCTTACCCTCTCCCCCTTAACCACTTCCTCTTCCACTTCCACCATCGACACCCTCGCAAAACCCTCAACTTCCTTCCCCTCCCCCCAAAACCCCAAACCCACTCCTCAAACCACTGCGCGCTTTCCATCTCTCACACCAACAGTTGCAGCAGAGAGCACCAGGAGCAGAGCCAGAAGCACACCAACGGCGATTCCGACCCTTATCAGAACGATTTGTTGTTTCTGCAGTTGAAATCCTCCGGCGATACCGAGGCGGCCAGTAATCAAAGCCCAGAAGCCCCAAACGACGAACGAGGACGAGACCAAAGAGAGAGCGAAGCCGATAATTCCGAGGGACTTTTGACAAACATGTGGTGGGCAGACGTGAAAGCCGCACTGGGACAAAGGTTCAACTTTGGAGCCATAGTTCGTTCGGCCATGGTGCTCACAAAGGACAAGCACTTGGCGCTGCCGCATGTTTCTGTGCCTGATGTTAGGTACATTGATTGGCCTGAGTTGCATAGAAGGGGTTTCAAGGGTGTTGTGTTCGACAAGGATAATACTATCACTGCGCCGTATTCCTTGACGCTTTGGGGCCCTCTTGGGTCTTCGTTGGAGCAGTGTAAATCAGTTTTCGGACCCGATATCGCGGTGTTCAGTAACTCGGCTG GGCTTTATGAGTATGACCATGATGGTTCAAAAGCTAGGGAGCTTGAAGGGGCAATTGGAATTAAAGTCATAAGACATA GAGTGAAGAAACCAGCTGGAACATCTGAAGAGATCGAGAAGCATTTTGGTTGTAAATCTTCACACCTAATTATG GTGGGAGATCGGCCTTTCACTGATATTGTCTATGGAAATCAAAATGGCTTTCTCACTATTTTAACTGAACCGTTGAGTCTCAATGAGGAGCCGTTCATTGTTAGGCAG GTGAGGAAACTAGAAACATCCCTTGTGAATCATTGGTTTAAGAAAGGGTTAAAGCCCACCAGTCATAGGCTGTTGCCTGATGGCAAGCAGTGTGTCAAACATCCACCACCCCTGTAA
- the LOC103417227 gene encoding probable leucine-rich repeat receptor-like protein kinase At1g35710 isoform X1 translates to MSEWISRINLDRGVVNALSYMNHDCLPPIVHQDTSSKNILMDLEHAAYVSDFGTARILKPDSSNWTSFAGTFGYTAPEFAYTMEVNEKSDVYSFGVLTLEVILGKHPRDLMISVLSSTISTVLNTPLTNILDQRLSPTRDQVAEKAAFLVKLAFSCLPTHNLGLPSNRFPRS, encoded by the exons ATGTCTGAATGGATTTCAAGGATAAATCTGGACAGAGGTGTGGTGAACGCTTTATCCTACATGAACCATGATTGCTTGCCTCCAATTGTTCATCAGGACACATCAAGCAAGAATATCTTGATGGATTTAGAGCATGCTGCTTATGTCTCCGATTTTGGCACAGCTAGAATATTGAAGCCTGACTCTTCCAATTGGACTTCATTTGCAGGTACATTTGGATACACTGCTCCAG AGTTTGCTTACACAATGGAAGTGAATGAGAAATCTGATGTCTATAGCTTTGGAGTGTTAACTTTGGAAGTGATCTTGGGAAAGCATCCGAGAGATCTCATGATCTCAGTTCTCTCCTCGACAATATCAACTGTGCTTAATACACCGTTGACGAACATTTTGGACCAAAGGCTTTCACCTACAAGAGATCAAGTTGCAGAGAAAGCGGCGTTTCTTGTGAAGCTTGCATTTTCATGCTTGCCAACCCACAATCTCGGTCTGCCAAGCAACAGGTTTCCCAGGAGCTAA
- the LOC103417227 gene encoding probable leucine-rich repeat receptor-like protein kinase At1g35710 isoform X2: MSEWISRINLDRGVVNALSYMNHDCLPPIVHQDTSSKNILMDLEHAAYVSDFGTARILKPDSSNWTSFAEFAYTMEVNEKSDVYSFGVLTLEVILGKHPRDLMISVLSSTISTVLNTPLTNILDQRLSPTRDQVAEKAAFLVKLAFSCLPTHNLGLPSNRFPRS, from the exons ATGTCTGAATGGATTTCAAGGATAAATCTGGACAGAGGTGTGGTGAACGCTTTATCCTACATGAACCATGATTGCTTGCCTCCAATTGTTCATCAGGACACATCAAGCAAGAATATCTTGATGGATTTAGAGCATGCTGCTTATGTCTCCGATTTTGGCACAGCTAGAATATTGAAGCCTGACTCTTCCAATTGGACTTCATTTGCAG AGTTTGCTTACACAATGGAAGTGAATGAGAAATCTGATGTCTATAGCTTTGGAGTGTTAACTTTGGAAGTGATCTTGGGAAAGCATCCGAGAGATCTCATGATCTCAGTTCTCTCCTCGACAATATCAACTGTGCTTAATACACCGTTGACGAACATTTTGGACCAAAGGCTTTCACCTACAAGAGATCAAGTTGCAGAGAAAGCGGCGTTTCTTGTGAAGCTTGCATTTTCATGCTTGCCAACCCACAATCTCGGTCTGCCAAGCAACAGGTTTCCCAGGAGCTAA